One genomic segment of Helianthus annuus cultivar XRQ/B chromosome 14, HanXRQr2.0-SUNRISE, whole genome shotgun sequence includes these proteins:
- the LOC110885231 gene encoding uncharacterized protein LOC110885231, with the protein MDTKLHPASTVTNIKSLVPVTLEMDSGLYTSWSELYRLHCRAFQVIQHLSPKPEPESSSSKTTEKEKETTTKHADDSWDRLDAIVLQWIYATISSDLLHTILKPNATAHDAWVALENISHDNKSSRAIHLLHKFSNTRLSGFPNVSTYCQ; encoded by the coding sequence ATGGACACTAAACTTCATCCCGCATCTACCGTTACCAACATCAAGAGCCTTGTTCCCGTAACCCTCGAGATGGACAGCGGTCTATACACGTCATGGAGCGAACTTTATCGCCTCCACTGTCGTGCGTTTCAGGTGATCCAACATCTTTCTCCGAAGCCAGAACCTGAGTCGTCCTCCTCAAAGACGACCGAAAAAGAGAAAGAAACCACCACCAAACATGCCGATGATTCTTGGGATCGGCTCGACGCTATCGTTTTACAGTGGATCTATGCCACAATATCCAGTGATCTCTTACATACTATCTTGAAGCCCAATGCTACTGCACACGACGCATGGGTAGCCCTCGAGAATATTTCTCACGACAACAAAAGTTCCCGGGCTATACACCTCCTTCACAAGTTCTCTAACACTCGTCTTAGCGGTTTTCCGAACGTCTCTACATACTGCCAATAG
- the LOC110885254 gene encoding caldesmon-like: protein MMMRGALNFPPNPTPPLQPQPIPTQPVQQSEPDDDMDVVPETQPSKEKGKRKKGKQVVGEQPSKPKSTKWTPTEEEALAKAYIGTSTHPTKVGNNQTGDGFWSKVLAKFLELTDQGSYRDIDSVSSKWRKMNASVNKFCEEYNKIYTSGRRSSMSDDEVLKKALEKYKTNNNFAHVRAWGIMKNEPKWVPIPNEVEMAKRQKTSETSSFSAGGSDARCHINLNDDTEFDEEEYAVHEAERPPGRDKSKKERAKGKEKEKVDPKMEEFMEHLKTYNDVSAQKTKAKERAVEEKTRVAEEKLREKVRLSNEKIRISDEKIRLKEWEIIMMDVDAYPEPKRSMLKKLQTDIMKKHDII from the exons ATGATGATGCGGGGTGCTTTGAATTTCCCACCGAACCCGACACCACCCCTTCAACCCCAACCGATACCTACGCAACCCGTTCAACAATCCGAACCCGACGACGATATGGATGTTGTTCCCGAAACCCAACCGTCTAAAGAAAAAGGCAAACGGAAAAAAGGAAAGCAAGTGGTCGGTGAGCAACCGTCCAAACCGAAGTCGACTAAGTGGACGCCAACCGAAGAAGAAGCCTTAGCCAAGGCTTACATAGGCACATCTACACACCCGACAAAAG TTG GTAATAATCAAACGGGTGACGGGTTTTGGTCCAAGGTTTTGGCGAAGTTCCTCGAGCTTACGGACCAAGGCTCGTATCGAGATATCGACTCGGTTTCATCAAAGTGGCGGAAAATGAACGCGTCCGTCAATAAGTTTTGCGAGgagtataataaaatatatacaagTGGGCGTCGTAGCAGCATGAGCGACGACGAGGTGTTAAAAAAAGCGTTGGAGAAGTATAAGACGAACAATAACTTTGCACACGTTCGCGCGTGGGGAATTATGAAAAACGAACCAAAATGGGTGCCGATTCCGAACGAGGTGGAGAtggcaaaacgccaaaaaacatcgGAAACGAGTAGTTTTAGCGCCGGTGGATCGGACGCAAGGTgtcacataaacttaaatgatGACACCGAGTTTGACGAAGAGGAGTACGCCGTACATGAAGCGGAGCGTCCACCGGGCCGGGACAAATCAAAGAAGGAGCGGGCCAaggggaaagaaaaggaaaaggtggaCCCGAAGATGGAAGAGTTTATGGAACACTTAAAAACGTACAATGACGTCTCGGCCCAAAAGACGAAAGCGAAGGAGCGGGCCGTCGAAGAAAAAACTCGTGTAGCGGAAGAAAAGTTACGCGAGAAGGTCCGATTGTCGAATGAGAAAATCCGAATTTCCGATGAAAAAATTCGGCTCAAGGAATGGGAAATAATAATGATGGATGTAGATGCGTATCCCGAGCcgaaacgttcgatgttgaaaaaactaCAAACCGACATCATGAAGAAGCATGATATTATTTAA